Proteins from one Methanococcus maripaludis C5 genomic window:
- a CDS encoding iron-containing alcohol dehydrogenase gives MIVIPRYTIIKEKASSRIPEILDNLNLKNPLVITGKNTKKYNKDFDFIYYDEIETSDLENIKNYANDYDSIMGIGGGRPIDIGKLIAHKSKKPFLSVPTTASNDGIASPIVSLTQPSYMTEAPIAIIADIGIIKKSPKKLLSAGMGDIVSNITAVLDWELGKIEKSEKYSDSSGIFSKTIAIELMDYVLNSNLEEYPKKLVKALIGSGISIAIAHSSRPASGSEHLFSHALDIMKEKYDIDTDSLHGEQCGVGTLAIAQIYFEEKKLDIETFEMIKKSLKAVDAPITAKQLGFDDEIVIEALSSAHALRNRHTILRNGISKTEARKILEKSEII, from the coding sequence ATGATCGTAATTCCAAGATACACAATAATTAAGGAAAAAGCATCCAGTAGAATACCGGAAATCCTTGATAATCTTAACTTAAAAAATCCCCTCGTAATTACGGGTAAAAATACTAAAAAATACAATAAAGACTTCGATTTTATTTACTACGACGAGATTGAAACCTCAGATTTAGAAAATATAAAAAATTATGCAAACGATTATGATTCCATAATGGGAATAGGTGGTGGAAGGCCAATAGATATAGGAAAATTGATTGCGCACAAATCAAAAAAGCCTTTTTTGAGTGTTCCAACAACTGCGTCAAATGACGGGATTGCATCCCCAATCGTTTCATTAACACAGCCTTCATACATGACAGAAGCTCCAATTGCAATAATTGCAGATATTGGTATAATAAAAAAATCTCCAAAAAAACTTCTTTCTGCAGGTATGGGTGACATCGTGTCAAACATCACTGCGGTTTTGGACTGGGAACTTGGAAAAATTGAAAAATCTGAAAAATACAGTGATAGCTCAGGTATTTTTTCTAAAACTATTGCTATTGAACTTATGGATTATGTTTTAAACTCAAATTTAGAAGAATATCCGAAAAAACTCGTAAAAGCACTCATTGGAAGCGGAATTTCGATTGCAATTGCTCACTCTTCAAGGCCTGCATCAGGAAGCGAACATCTGTTTTCACATGCCCTTGACATTATGAAAGAAAAATATGATATTGATACAGATTCTTTACACGGGGAACAGTGTGGAGTTGGAACTCTTGCAATTGCTCAAATCTACTTTGAAGAAAAAAAACTCGACATTGAAACGTTTGAAATGATTAAAAAGTCATTAAAAGCAGTTGATGCGCCAATTACTGCAAAACAACTCGGTTTTGATGATGAAATTGTAATTGAAGCACTTTCTTCTGCGCATGCACTTAGAAACAGGCACACAATTTTAAGAAACGGTATCTCAAAAACAGAAGCGAGAAAAATTCTTGAAAAATCTGAAATCATTTAA
- a CDS encoding DUF434 domain-containing protein, with product MNPFFETYKDLKYLLNRNYRKKSALDFITNHYGLNSFERNFFGRCVFSDDHLEIVNKKRTDLTEISKSKSIAIDGFNVLITLDSLIDGVAIFCEDDVIRDLKYQKGYKLTEKSEETVEIILKSMLNLNLNNFDVYYDEQTSKSGEISKITRNLMEKYSISGEVILSKKVDFELKQYEFVATSDFHIIKNVIGFLDIPKIVSKNYNLEVKNFLEIIKKGKLDF from the coding sequence ATGAACCCATTTTTTGAAACTTATAAGGACTTAAAATATCTTTTAAATCGAAATTACCGAAAAAAATCCGCTTTAGATTTTATTACAAACCACTACGGCTTAAATAGTTTTGAAAGAAACTTTTTTGGGCGGTGCGTATTTTCTGACGACCATTTGGAAATTGTAAATAAAAAAAGAACAGATTTAACTGAAATTTCTAAATCAAAATCTATTGCAATCGATGGTTTTAATGTTTTGATAACTTTAGACTCGTTAATCGATGGGGTAGCGATATTTTGCGAAGATGATGTAATTCGTGATTTAAAATATCAAAAAGGATACAAATTAACCGAAAAATCTGAAGAAACAGTTGAAATTATTTTAAAAAGTATGTTGAATTTAAATCTGAATAATTTTGATGTATATTATGATGAACAGACTAGCAAAAGCGGTGAAATTTCAAAAATAACGAGGAATTTAATGGAAAAATATTCAATTTCTGGAGAAGTTATTTTATCAAAAAAAGTTGATTTCGAGCTTAAACAATACGAATTTGTCGCAACATCTGATTTTCATATAATTAAAAATGTAATTGGGTTTTTAGATATTCCAAAAATCGTTTCAAAAAACTATAATTTAGAAGTTAAAAATTTTCTAGAAATTATCAAAAAAGGAAAATTGGATTTTTAA
- a CDS encoding winged helix-turn-helix domain-containing protein → MVKPETGDLNRFQLNLLSAFEGNVLSLEEIEKLYIEHKLKHYGEDRESVKELIFDLEKGFFKLNDEVIKEYVETLYNVYNSPCKESIDRYEMILEDIGFKKVEKYLDELEKSAYISKLGDGYNITEKGSEMLKHKK, encoded by the coding sequence ATGGTCAAACCTGAAACTGGGGACTTAAATAGATTTCAGTTAAACCTTCTTTCAGCATTTGAAGGAAATGTACTGTCATTAGAAGAAATTGAAAAATTGTACATAGAACATAAATTGAAACATTATGGCGAAGATAGAGAATCAGTAAAAGAATTAATATTCGATCTAGAAAAAGGATTTTTTAAATTGAATGACGAAGTTATCAAAGAATACGTTGAAACTTTGTACAATGTATATAACAGCCCATGCAAAGAATCTATTGATAGATATGAAATGATTTTAGAAGATATTGGCTTTAAAAAGGTCGAAAAATATCTAGACGAATTGGAAAAGTCAGCATACATCTCAAAACTAGGGGATGGATACAATATTACTGAAAAAGGTTCAGAAATGCTAAAACATAAAAAATAA
- a CDS encoding DUF5379 domain-containing protein has protein sequence MQLDAKVSIFHAIFGAAFGYLTNYVYTFGLGAFSGIASFGFMLIALIITGNIASMIFGRESMNQKEWMGSGVVPFFFIWLVFWVITYNGVF, from the coding sequence ATGCAATTAGACGCAAAAGTTTCAATTTTTCACGCAATATTTGGTGCAGCATTCGGGTACCTCACAAACTATGTATATACATTTGGTTTAGGTGCATTTAGCGGCATTGCATCATTTGGATTCATGTTAATCGCATTAATCATTACTGGAAATATCGCTTCAATGATATTTGGAAGAGAAAGTATGAACCAGAAAGAATGGATGGGAAGCGGAGTAGTTCCATTTTTCTTTATATGGTTAGTATTCTGGGTAATAACGTATAACGGAGTATTTTAA
- a CDS encoding triphosphoribosyl-dephospho-CoA synthase, which produces MKAFDIMKASQIACCFEVGSFKPGNVHKNRDYDDIKYHHFVSSGIAFGDVIYEACLEKNNIGNFIKKGVIESKKWSPTNANLGIIMLHMPIAIAASNLDKFSESALKKETEKIIKNTTVQDAIDAYDAIEIALAFVNAPENGPDLKSKDAKDELIEKNLTLYDVFKISSTWDSISNEWTENFKISYKGHNLINEYYEEYNNINIAVTKTFINLLSNYPDTLIARKKGIEEAKMVSEKAKEVLNNFNEKSVLEFDKFLSKDGNKLNPGTTADLIASSLLIFLLDRISNEKTILY; this is translated from the coding sequence ATGAAAGCATTTGACATTATGAAAGCTTCCCAGATTGCCTGTTGCTTTGAGGTTGGAAGCTTTAAACCTGGAAACGTCCATAAAAATAGAGACTACGACGATATAAAATACCACCACTTTGTAAGCTCAGGAATTGCATTTGGAGATGTAATATACGAAGCCTGCCTTGAAAAAAATAATATCGGAAATTTTATTAAAAAAGGAGTAATTGAATCCAAAAAATGGTCTCCAACAAATGCAAACCTTGGAATAATAATGCTTCACATGCCAATTGCAATTGCCGCATCAAATCTCGATAAATTTAGCGAATCTGCATTGAAAAAAGAAACAGAAAAAATCATTAAAAACACGACTGTTCAAGATGCAATCGATGCGTATGATGCAATTGAAATCGCACTTGCTTTTGTTAATGCTCCTGAAAACGGGCCGGATTTAAAAAGTAAGGATGCTAAAGACGAACTTATTGAAAAAAATCTTACTCTTTATGATGTTTTTAAAATTTCGTCTACATGGGACAGCATCTCAAACGAATGGACCGAAAATTTTAAGATATCCTACAAAGGCCATAATTTAATAAATGAATACTATGAAGAATACAACAATATCAATATTGCAGTTACCAAAACATTTATCAATCTACTTTCAAACTATCCGGACACGTTGATTGCACGGAAAAAAGGTATTGAAGAAGCAAAAATGGTTTCAGAAAAAGCTAAAGAAGTTTTAAATAACTTCAATGAGAAATCAGTTTTGGAATTCGATAAATTTTTATCAAAAGATGGTAATAAGTTAAACCCCGGAACTACGGCAGATTTAATCGCATCTTCATTGTTAATATTTTTACTCGATAGAATCAGCAACGAAAAAACGATACTTTATTAA
- the glyS gene encoding glycine--tRNA ligase translates to MDKYDKIIDLTKRRGFLWNSFEIYGGIAGFFDYGPLGAILKNNVINTWRKHYIVNEGFYEIDSPTVTPYEVLKASGHVENFTDPLVECKSCLESFRADHIIEENVDVDTEGKTLQELQEMIEKNNIKCPKCGGEFKEVSTFNLMFATSIGPGGKRAAFMRPETAQGIFIQFKRISQFFRNKLPFGAVQIGKAYRNEISPRQGVIRLREFTQAEGEFFIDSRKKENFEKFESVKEIVLPLLSGKNQENESLSAEEKIVRMSLSDAVKNGIIAHEAIAYYIAVTKKFLMEIGIDESKLRFRQHLPNEMAHYAADCWDAELYTDRYGWIECVGIADRTNYDLLAHMKNSSEDLSVFVELDEDKEIEVYEIELNYKLVGRTFKGDSKVLEESLKELDDKKMEELVEALETEGKYVLSTCKRDFELLKEYLTAKKVKKTVKGEKIIPHVIEPSYGIDRITYCVMEHAFKEDEDRTVMGFSNAVSPIKVGVFPLVNKEGMPEIAMDLKNKLRENGLIAEYDDSGAIGRRYMRMDEVGTPFCVTIDGETLTDSSVTIRERDSREQFRIPINEVVPYIKDKLN, encoded by the coding sequence ATGGATAAATACGATAAAATAATTGATTTAACCAAAAGAAGAGGATTCTTGTGGAATTCCTTTGAAATATACGGCGGTATTGCAGGATTTTTCGACTACGGGCCACTCGGTGCAATTTTAAAAAATAACGTCATAAATACGTGGAGAAAACACTACATCGTAAATGAAGGATTTTACGAAATAGATAGCCCAACGGTAACTCCTTACGAAGTTTTAAAAGCATCCGGACACGTTGAAAACTTTACAGACCCACTTGTAGAATGTAAAAGCTGTCTTGAATCATTTAGGGCTGACCACATCATCGAAGAAAATGTAGACGTTGATACTGAAGGAAAAACTTTACAAGAACTTCAAGAAATGATTGAAAAAAATAACATCAAGTGTCCAAAATGTGGTGGAGAATTTAAAGAAGTTAGCACATTTAATTTGATGTTTGCAACTTCAATTGGCCCGGGAGGAAAAAGAGCTGCATTTATGAGGCCAGAAACAGCTCAAGGTATCTTCATACAGTTTAAAAGAATAAGCCAGTTCTTTAGAAACAAGCTTCCATTTGGTGCAGTTCAGATTGGAAAAGCATACAGAAATGAAATTTCACCAAGACAGGGCGTTATTAGATTAAGAGAATTTACGCAAGCTGAAGGTGAATTTTTCATTGATTCAAGGAAAAAAGAGAACTTTGAGAAATTTGAAAGCGTAAAAGAGATAGTTTTACCATTACTCTCTGGTAAAAATCAAGAAAACGAATCACTAAGTGCTGAAGAAAAAATTGTCAGAATGAGTCTTTCTGATGCTGTTAAAAACGGAATAATCGCACACGAAGCAATTGCATACTACATTGCAGTTACAAAAAAGTTCTTGATGGAAATTGGAATAGATGAATCAAAATTACGATTCAGGCAGCACCTTCCAAACGAAATGGCACACTACGCGGCTGATTGTTGGGATGCAGAATTATATACTGATAGATACGGCTGGATCGAGTGTGTCGGTATTGCTGACAGGACCAACTACGATTTATTGGCCCACATGAAAAACAGCAGTGAAGATCTATCAGTATTTGTAGAACTTGACGAAGATAAAGAAATCGAAGTTTACGAAATCGAATTAAACTACAAATTAGTCGGTAGAACCTTTAAGGGCGATTCAAAAGTTTTAGAAGAGTCTTTAAAAGAATTAGACGACAAAAAAATGGAAGAATTGGTAGAAGCTCTCGAAACGGAAGGAAAATATGTTTTAAGTACTTGCAAAAGAGACTTTGAATTATTGAAAGAATATTTAACTGCTAAAAAAGTTAAAAAGACCGTTAAAGGAGAAAAAATAATTCCCCACGTAATCGAGCCTTCATACGGTATCGACAGGATTACCTACTGTGTTATGGAACATGCGTTCAAAGAAGATGAAGATAGAACCGTAATGGGCTTTTCAAATGCAGTTTCTCCGATAAAGGTAGGTGTTTTCCCACTTGTTAACAAAGAAGGAATGCCTGAAATTGCAATGGATTTGAAAAATAAATTAAGAGAAAACGGTTTAATTGCAGAATACGACGACAGTGGTGCAATCGGTAGAAGATACATGAGAATGGACGAGGTAGGAACTCCTTTCTGTGTAACTATCGATGGAGAAACTCTAACAGACAGTTCGGTTACCATCAGAGAAAGAGATTCAAGAGAACAGTTCAGAATCCCAATAAACGAAGTTGTACCGTACATTAAAGATAAACTAAATTAA
- a CDS encoding XTP/dITP diphosphatase, whose product MKIYFATGNQNKVDEAKIILKDVDCEIEQIEVPYAEVQGRIEEVSAFGVLEVFEKFNRPVIVEDSGFFIEKLNDFPGTYSKFVQESLGNEGILKLLENESNRNAYFKTVIGYYDGDNIKLFTGIVKGTVSNEIKDGGFGFAYDSIFIPEGETKTFAEMTTEEKSEISHRKRAFYELKNYLETNL is encoded by the coding sequence ATGAAAATTTATTTTGCAACAGGAAATCAAAACAAAGTTGACGAAGCAAAAATTATATTAAAAGACGTTGATTGTGAAATCGAACAGATTGAAGTTCCTTATGCGGAAGTTCAAGGAAGAATTGAAGAAGTTTCTGCATTTGGGGTTTTAGAAGTTTTTGAAAAATTCAATAGGCCAGTTATTGTTGAAGACAGTGGATTTTTCATCGAAAAATTAAACGATTTTCCGGGAACCTATTCAAAGTTCGTTCAAGAAAGCCTCGGGAACGAAGGGATTTTAAAACTGTTAGAAAATGAAAGTAACAGAAACGCGTACTTTAAAACAGTTATCGGCTACTATGATGGCGACAATATAAAATTATTTACTGGAATTGTAAAAGGAACTGTTTCAAATGAAATTAAAGACGGTGGATTTGGTTTTGCTTACGATAGTATCTTTATTCCAGAAGGAGAAACTAAAACTTTTGCAGAAATGACTACTGAAGAAAAAAGCGAAATATCCCACAGAAAAAGAGCATTTTACGAACTTAAGAACTATTTAGAAACAAACTTGTAA
- the hemL gene encoding glutamate-1-semialdehyde 2,1-aminomutase has protein sequence MELNLKMDRSKELFEESKKYLVGGVNSPVRSFKPFPFFVKSAKDCFLYDEDGNEFIDYCLAYGPMVLGHANENILNAVKSQMDLGTAYGVPSEKEITLAKEVINRIPCAEMVRFVNSGTEATMGAIRLARGVTGRDKIIKFEGAFHGAHDYVLVKTGSGALTHGAPNSPGIPEDTTKNTLLIPFNDEDAVRKVISENKDEIACIILEPVMGNVGCILPQDGYLQFLREITEENGILLIFDEVITGFRLSKGGAQEYFGIKSDLATIGKILGGGFPIGAITGKKEYMEQFSPSGQIYQAGTFNGNPVSVTAGIETLKNLDDKFYKETTKKADILSNFLRETAEKYNVSTKVYNVASIFQIYFNEKEVVTYEDAKSSDTEKFMRYFYTLLENGVFVAPSQFECCFTSIKHNDEVLEKTMNAIDIAMKKL, from the coding sequence GTGGAATTAAATCTCAAAATGGATAGATCAAAAGAACTATTTGAAGAATCGAAAAAATACCTTGTTGGGGGAGTAAATAGCCCTGTAAGGTCATTTAAGCCATTTCCATTTTTTGTAAAATCTGCAAAAGACTGTTTCTTGTACGATGAAGACGGAAACGAATTTATTGATTACTGTTTAGCATACGGGCCGATGGTTTTGGGTCATGCAAACGAAAACATATTAAATGCTGTAAAATCCCAAATGGATTTGGGAACTGCTTACGGAGTTCCAAGCGAAAAAGAAATTACGCTTGCAAAAGAAGTAATAAATAGAATCCCTTGCGCAGAAATGGTTAGATTTGTAAATTCTGGAACGGAAGCTACCATGGGCGCAATAAGGCTTGCAAGAGGTGTTACTGGAAGAGATAAAATCATCAAGTTTGAAGGTGCGTTCCACGGTGCTCACGACTACGTGCTTGTAAAAACAGGTAGTGGTGCTTTAACACACGGAGCTCCAAATTCACCAGGAATTCCAGAAGACACTACAAAAAACACGCTTTTAATTCCATTTAACGATGAAGATGCGGTAAGAAAAGTAATCTCTGAAAACAAGGATGAAATCGCATGTATCATCCTTGAACCTGTAATGGGAAATGTTGGTTGTATTTTACCACAGGACGGATATTTACAGTTTTTAAGGGAAATCACTGAAGAAAATGGAATACTTCTAATATTCGATGAAGTTATTACTGGTTTCAGGCTTTCAAAAGGTGGTGCTCAGGAATACTTTGGAATAAAATCAGACCTTGCAACTATCGGTAAAATTCTTGGTGGTGGATTTCCAATTGGTGCAATAACTGGTAAAAAAGAATATATGGAACAGTTTTCACCAAGTGGACAGATTTATCAAGCAGGTACCTTTAACGGAAACCCGGTTTCAGTTACCGCCGGAATTGAAACACTTAAAAATCTTGATGATAAATTTTACAAGGAAACAACTAAAAAAGCAGATATTTTATCCAATTTCTTAAGAGAAACTGCTGAAAAATACAATGTTTCTACAAAAGTTTACAATGTAGCTTCAATATTCCAGATTTACTTCAATGAAAAAGAAGTAGTAACTTACGAAGATGCAAAATCAAGCGATACTGAAAAATTCATGAGATATTTCTACACGCTTTTGGAAAATGGCGTATTTGTAGCTCCTTCCCAATTTGAATGCTGCTTTACATCGATAAAACACAACGATGAAGTTTTAGAAAAAACTATGAATGCAATTGATATTGCAATGAAAAAATTGTAA
- a CDS encoding manganese-dependent inorganic pyrophosphatase: MMYVVGHKNPDSDSICSAIALAYFLDAFPARLGELNPESQFILKRFGLMEPELIKTAEGKELFLVDHAEKSQNLDDFDNGKLIGIIDHHKIGISTTEPIIYLSKPVGSTATVISELYFRGILDIIGAKNKELKADIAGILLSAILSDTLLFKSPTATPLDKELAEKLAKIAGISDIAAYGMEMLTAKSTVGKMTPEEILNIDYKEFNMNNKKVGIGQAEVIDISEVASKKEAIQNLMNEKVEKEGYDMIIFLVTDIMKEGSEILVAGNKSSFETAFELKLDGKSIFIDGMMSRKKQVVPPLEKYYSN, translated from the coding sequence ATGATGTACGTTGTAGGCCACAAAAATCCGGATTCAGATAGTATCTGTTCTGCAATAGCACTTGCATATTTCTTAGATGCATTTCCTGCAAGACTTGGAGAATTAAATCCAGAATCACAGTTTATTTTAAAGAGATTTGGATTAATGGAACCAGAATTAATTAAAACAGCAGAAGGAAAAGAATTATTTTTGGTAGATCACGCAGAAAAGTCCCAAAACCTCGATGATTTTGACAACGGAAAATTAATTGGGATTATCGACCACCACAAAATCGGTATTTCAACAACTGAGCCAATTATCTACCTTTCAAAACCAGTTGGATCAACTGCAACCGTTATTTCTGAGCTTTATTTCAGAGGAATACTCGATATTATCGGTGCAAAAAACAAGGAATTAAAAGCAGACATTGCAGGGATTTTACTTTCAGCAATCCTTTCAGATACATTACTCTTTAAATCGCCTACAGCAACACCCCTCGATAAGGAACTCGCGGAAAAATTAGCAAAAATTGCAGGAATTTCTGATATTGCTGCATACGGAATGGAAATGCTAACTGCAAAATCAACTGTTGGTAAAATGACTCCCGAAGAAATTTTAAATATTGATTACAAGGAATTTAATATGAATAATAAAAAGGTTGGTATTGGTCAAGCTGAAGTAATCGATATATCCGAAGTTGCATCCAAAAAAGAGGCAATTCAAAATTTAATGAACGAAAAAGTTGAAAAAGAAGGATATGACATGATAATATTCCTTGTAACTGACATTATGAAAGAAGGAAGTGAAATTTTAGTTGCAGGAAACAAGTCGTCTTTCGAAACCGCATTTGAACTTAAATTGGATGGAAAAAGTATATTTATTGACGGAATGATGTCAAGAAAGAAACAAGTAGTTCCTCCACTTGAAAAATACTATTCAAATTAA
- a CDS encoding sodium:solute symporter: MWHYLFLAIYVTMIIGIATVTKKRIKGVSDFLLGGRNVNPWMSAFSYGTAYFSAVIFIGFAGKMGWSFGIPTMWIVVGNTIIGSFLAWQVLGKKTREMTQRLGASTMPSFLEKRYKSKNLESLTAFIIFFFLVPYSASIYKGLNFLFEGFGISPMNAYILMAALTAIYLYFGGFIAATLADFVQGCIMVIGVLLMVFFLSSNPEVGGFSGMLSNLSSIDPILVSPISEASFIPIIGLALLTSIGSWGLPQMIHKFYTIKSEKAAVSAKWVSTAFAFIITFGAAYIGTVSRLFYPDAASKVAAGLTSPDMIVPKIMEIALPDWVAALILVLVISASMSTLASLVLASSSVVSIDFVKGRLKPDLSDKNTMILMRLLCVLFVALSFVLAIVPNSYVLSLMALSWGLVSGCLLAPYFLGLYWKRTTKEGVWAGITSALAIMLGGACYFGVNSVYMPAVGSLAMIAPIFVVMAVSLITKPFESEHIDYIFNKK, from the coding sequence ATGTGGCACTATTTGTTTTTGGCGATTTATGTTACTATGATTATAGGAATAGCAACGGTAACGAAAAAAAGGATAAAAGGAGTTTCTGACTTTTTACTGGGGGGGAGAAACGTAAACCCTTGGATGTCTGCATTTTCATACGGTACAGCTTACTTTTCAGCGGTTATTTTTATCGGTTTTGCTGGAAAAATGGGTTGGAGTTTTGGAATCCCAACAATGTGGATAGTTGTTGGAAACACGATTATTGGAAGTTTTTTAGCATGGCAGGTTCTTGGTAAAAAAACAAGAGAAATGACACAAAGACTAGGCGCTTCAACAATGCCGAGTTTTTTGGAAAAAAGGTATAAAAGCAAGAATTTGGAATCATTAACTGCGTTCATCATATTTTTCTTCTTAGTTCCATATTCTGCATCTATTTATAAAGGTTTAAATTTCCTGTTTGAAGGATTCGGGATATCTCCAATGAATGCATATATTTTAATGGCAGCATTAACTGCGATATACCTGTATTTTGGAGGATTTATTGCAGCAACACTCGCAGACTTTGTCCAGGGCTGTATCATGGTAATCGGGGTACTTTTAATGGTATTCTTTTTAAGTAGCAACCCTGAAGTTGGAGGATTTTCCGGAATGCTATCGAATTTAAGTTCAATAGATCCAATTTTAGTATCTCCAATAAGTGAAGCGAGCTTTATTCCAATAATTGGACTTGCTTTGCTCACAAGTATTGGTAGCTGGGGTCTTCCGCAGATGATACACAAGTTTTACACGATAAAAAGTGAAAAAGCAGCAGTTTCTGCAAAATGGGTTTCAACAGCATTTGCATTTATCATTACTTTTGGTGCAGCATATATTGGAACCGTAAGTAGACTTTTCTATCCTGACGCCGCTTCAAAAGTTGCAGCGGGCTTAACAAGCCCTGATATGATAGTTCCAAAAATAATGGAAATTGCGCTTCCTGACTGGGTTGCAGCATTAATTCTCGTACTCGTAATTTCAGCTTCAATGTCTACCTTAGCATCATTAGTACTTGCTTCAAGTTCTGTTGTTTCAATAGACTTTGTAAAAGGAAGATTAAAACCTGATTTATCCGATAAAAACACGATGATATTGATGAGATTATTATGCGTTTTATTCGTTGCACTGTCATTCGTACTTGCAATAGTTCCAAACAGCTATGTTCTCTCATTAATGGCTCTTTCATGGGGTTTAGTATCAGGATGTCTTTTGGCCCCGTACTTTTTGGGATTATACTGGAAGAGAACTACAAAAGAAGGAGTATGGGCAGGAATCACATCTGCACTGGCAATCATGCTTGGTGGAGCATGCTACTTTGGAGTAAACAGCGTTTACATGCCTGCAGTTGGTTCTTTAGCAATGATTGCACCGATATTCGTTGTAATGGCAGTAAGTCTTATCACGAAACCATTCGAAAGCGAACATATCGATTACATATTCAATAAAAAATAA
- the putP gene encoding sodium/proline symporter PutP → MVSENLSIVLIFMLYLLVVMGVGMYFYRRNETISDYVLGGRKLNSWVAALSAQASDMSGWLLMGLPGVAYLSGMSEIWIGVGLAIGTYLNWKFVAERLRRYTEIAKDSITIPVYLENRFRDQSKMLRIVSAFFIMLFFLLYTSSGLVAGGKLFNLVFGVDYTLAVTIGALVIIGYTFLGGFLAVSWTDFIQGSLMFIAIFLIPIMGIVHMGGIDATMNAWNSISPDYINPFTNLDGEALGAMGLASALAWGLGYFGMPHILVRFMAIQSADKVPKARRIATTWVVISLFMAVLVGMIGAVALGAPLDDPEHVFMAMAQGLFPSLIAGVFLAGVLAAIMSTADSQLLVTASAVTEDIYALLNKNASQKELLWISRFAVIAVAAIAYYFAIVPGSSVMGLVSYAWAGFGGAFGPVILLSLYWKRMTRNGALAGLLSGGFMVILWKNLSGGIFDLYEIVPAFLLATIMIIVVSLIDKEPSLEIQEEFDRAVSEMK, encoded by the coding sequence ATGGTATCTGAAAATTTGAGTATCGTTTTGATCTTCATGCTCTATTTGCTCGTGGTAATGGGCGTGGGTATGTATTTCTACAGGCGAAACGAAACTATAAGCGATTATGTGCTTGGTGGTAGAAAATTAAATAGCTGGGTTGCGGCATTAAGTGCGCAAGCTTCAGACATGAGCGGTTGGCTTTTAATGGGTCTTCCGGGAGTTGCATATCTTTCTGGAATGAGTGAAATATGGATAGGAGTTGGTCTTGCAATAGGAACTTACCTAAACTGGAAGTTCGTTGCAGAAAGGCTTAGAAGATACACAGAAATTGCAAAAGATTCTATTACAATACCTGTTTACTTGGAAAACAGGTTTAGGGATCAGTCTAAAATGTTAAGAATTGTTTCAGCGTTTTTTATTATGCTATTTTTCTTATTGTACACGTCTTCAGGATTAGTTGCGGGCGGAAAATTGTTCAATCTTGTATTTGGAGTAGATTATACTCTCGCAGTTACAATAGGTGCTTTAGTAATTATTGGTTATACATTCCTCGGCGGTTTCCTTGCAGTTAGCTGGACTGACTTTATACAAGGTTCCCTCATGTTTATTGCAATATTCTTAATTCCAATCATGGGTATTGTCCACATGGGCGGAATTGACGCTACAATGAATGCTTGGAATTCAATAAGTCCAGATTACATAAATCCATTTACAAATCTCGATGGAGAAGCTCTTGGTGCAATGGGGCTTGCATCAGCTCTTGCATGGGGTCTTGGATACTTTGGAATGCCACACATCCTTGTAAGGTTTATGGCAATTCAATCAGCTGATAAAGTTCCAAAAGCAAGAAGAATTGCGACTACCTGGGTTGTAATCAGTCTTTTCATGGCAGTTCTTGTTGGAATGATTGGTGCAGTAGCTCTTGGAGCACCGCTTGATGATCCAGAGCATGTATTCATGGCAATGGCACAAGGATTATTCCCAAGTCTTATTGCAGGGGTATTTTTGGCAGGTGTTTTAGCAGCTATCATGAGTACTGCAGATTCACAGCTTTTAGTTACTGCTTCGGCAGTTACTGAAGATATTTATGCATTATTAAATAAAAATGCAAGTCAAAAAGAGCTTTTATGGATAAGCAGGTTTGCAGTAATTGCTGTGGCGGCAATAGCTTACTACTTTGCAATAGTTCCTGGAAGCAGCGTTATGGGGCTTGTTTCATACGCATGGGCAGGATTTGGTGGTGCATTTGGTCCAGTGATATTGCTTTCATTATACTGGAAGAGAATGACTAGAAATGGTGCTCTTGCAGGTTTACTTTCCGGCGGATTTATGGTAATTCTCTGGAAAAACTTGAGCGGTGGAATATTTGATTTATACGAAATCGTTCCAGCATTTTTGCTCGCAACAATAATGATTATAGTTGTAAGTTTAATTGATAAAGAACCTTCATTAGAAATTCAGGAAGAGTTCGACAGAGCAGTTTCCGAAATGAAATAG